The genomic region TTAGCACAGTTCGCTGCATTCCTACACTGCGAGTGCGTGCTATACTGGTAGTACTCGCACTTGCATACAGCATTACTACATCTCTAATCCTCTCTTACTGCTCTGCAACGACCAAAGTGAGCAATACATCACAGGCCAGACGCAACGGCGCCTTCATCTTGCTGCATGATGTTTATACAGAGCATAGAGCTTCAATTTCAACCCAAGTCACCTAGTTGTTGCCGTACATGACGTTCCACGAGTCCAGCGTCGGGAAGCACGGCTGctccgcccccgccgccggcgGGTGCTGAAGGGCGTACGCGGCGACTTGGGCCGCGGCCGCTGCAGGGTCTGACGGCAGCAAGTGATCAAAGTCGAAGGGCGACAGGAGGACACCGAGGCTGGCGTCGGCGTCGACCTGCGGGTCGGCCTCGGCGCCGGTGACGTGCTGCACCATGAGACGGAAGGTGGCCGCGTCGGTGCTTATGTACGTGGTGGGCACGCGCTTGGACGGCCGCGGCCGCCGCTTGCCCGCGCGGCCGCCCGCAGGTCCGAGCCTGCAACGCGCGGACGG from Triticum aestivum cultivar Chinese Spring chromosome 4A, IWGSC CS RefSeq v2.1, whole genome shotgun sequence harbors:
- the LOC123081901 gene encoding calmodulin-binding protein 25-like, whose amino-acid sequence is MDALSCFAPPAMLCRSFADAAIARALHFSLSAGCSPVPEPSIVADLGACSVAATTASPSSCGPMAMLPPAAPSARCRLGPAGGRAGKRRPRPSKRVPTTYISTDAATFRLMVQHVTGAEADPQVDADASLGVLLSPFDFDHLLPSDPAAAAAQVAAYALQHPPAAGAEQPCFPTLDSWNVMYGNN